A window of Nonomuraea angiospora genomic DNA:
GCAGCGCGGCCACCGCCAGCCGGTCGTTCCACTGGCCGGTCGCCCAGGCCAGGCCGCGGGCGAGCCCGTCGAGCCCGGTGCAGTGGACCATGCCCTCGAAGAAGCGCCACGTGCACTCCACCCCGTCCACCAGCAGCTTCTCGTGCTCCACGTAGCTGGTGGGCGCCGTGGGCAGCAGCGCCTGCACCTGCGGCGGCACCGGGCGCACCTGGCCCTGCGAGGTGACCTCCCCGGAGGTCAGCTCCCCGGCCAGCGGCAGATCGAGCAGCTCGGACAGCGACTCCGCCAGGTCGTACGGGGCCAGCACCAGCGGCCGGTCCGCCACGAGCTGCAGCAGGTCGGGCGCCTCCACCACCACCGCGTCCTCCGCGGCGGCCACCACGATGGAGCCCGCCAGGACCGCGCGGACCCGGGACGGCGGAGCCACCCGGGACGGGTCCACGCCCGCCAGCGCGATCCACAGGGCCCGCAGCTGGGCCCGGTCCACCTCGACGGCCGGGTCGGCCATCAGGTCCAGGAGCTCCTCCGGGCCGCCGTGGGAGGCGAGCAGCTCGGGCAGCGTCGTGCGCACCCCGAGCATCGACAGGGCGGCCTCGTCGAGCCCCGCGGGCGCGTCGGCGTAGAGGCCCTGGAGCAGCGGGTCGGCGCCGGGCAGCCGCAGCTCCAGCGGCTTGCGCCCGTCGAGCACCGGGTGGTTGGCCAGCCACCACGCCGTGTAGGACGGCACCTCCACGCCGGCCACCCGCAGCGGGTGCAGGGCGGCCCGCAGCGGCGGGCGGCTCAGCAGCGCGAGCGCGGCCGGCCAGTCGGCCACCAGCTCCAGGTCGCGCACCGCCAGGAACTCCGGCACCATCGGCGGCACGCCCAGCTCGGGCAGCAGGTCGAGCACGTGGTCGAGCCAGTCGTCCTCGCCGTCGAGGTCGTGGTCGCAGTCGTCCTGGTCGAGCAGCACGTCCGCCTCGTGGACCGTCGCGAACCCGTCGAGCACCCCGGCCGCGGCCAGCACCCGCGCGCCGTACTCCTCCTCCAGCTCGGAGGCGGCCACGCCGAGGTGCGTGCCGGGCTCCAGGAGCCCCGCCAGCGCCCCGTCGGCCAGCATGAGCTCACCGGCGGGGTAGAGCTCGCCGTCGGTGCCGCGCAGGGCCAGCTCGGCCAGCCACGGCGCCTCGCCGGGCGCCAGCGCCGAGGCCTCCACCAGCGACAGCACGGCCCGCGCCACCGGCTCCGGGTCGGGGCTGTCGAGCGACTGCGCGACGGCGGCCTTGGTCAGCGGGTCTTCGAGGATCGTGCGCGGCGTGGCCTCGGCCGCGCCCAGCCTGAGCAGCGCCTGGTGGGCCGCCTCGGGGTGCACGATGCGCAGCCCCAGCGGGCTGAGGTCCAGCTCGGCCCCGCCGTCGGTGAGGATCAGCGTGCCGCGCGGCCCGCGCACCAGCCGACCGTCGGTCAGCGGCACCGGCAGGGCGCCCAGCGACTCGGGATCGTCGGCGGGCAGCACCTCGTAGAGCGAGCGCCACCACGACGGCTCGCGCGCCTCCACGGCCTCGCCCGACAGCAGGTCGATCACGTCGGCCAGCTCGACCCTGCGCACGCCCAGCGCGGCCATCGCCGGATGCCTGGCGGGCCACCCGGCGGGCAGCAGCCCCGGCACGAAGTCGGCGACCGCCGCGAGCAGCTCGGCGGAGCCGGCGGCCACCACGGCCGCCTCCCGGCCCGCGACCACCCACCCGTCGCCCTCGGGCTCACGGGCGGGGTGCTCGACCTGCCACTGCGCGTCGGGCTCGTAGACCTCCGCGTCGGCGAAGGACGGGGTCTGCACGGCGGGGGCGGGCGCGGACAGCGCCGGCAGCAGCGGCGTCGAGGGCAGCCTGGCCAGCACGGCCCGGCGGATCCTGGCGTCCAGCTCGCCCTTGCCCATCAGCGACGGCACCAGGTCGAGCAGCTTGGGCGTGCGCGGCAGCTCCTGGAGCAGGCGGACGTAGGCGTCGGCCACCCGCTCGACCAGGAAGTCGGCCAGCGGCCCCTTGGCGAAGTGGCGCCGGTCGGTGGCCATCGGGAACGACGCGATCAGCAGCGCGGGCAGGTCGAGCGGCTCGTCGCTGGGCGTCGGCGCGTGCACCACCGGCGGCACCGCGGCGGGCAGCGGCCCGGGCTCGCCGGTGCCGGTGAGCGGCACGGCCCAGCGCAGCGACCAGTAGGGGCGGGCGCGCTCCTCGGTGGGCCGGTCGGCGAAGAGCCGGCCCACCTCCTCGGCCGTGAACTCCCCCGACTCCGAGACCACGTGCCAGCCGTCGGCGGCCACGGTGCGGACCGACCCGTCGAGGTCGACCTCGATGGCCTCCAGCGCCGGCATGCCGAGCAGCAGCGCCGGGCTGGTCTCGGCGAGCATGCGCCGGACCGCGTCCACGCAGACCGGGTCGCGCAGCGGCAGGCGTACGACGGTGTCGAAACCCTCGGGCACGTCGAGCGCCGGCGCGTCGAACGGCAGCCTGAGCAGCGGAACGTGCCCCGAACGGTCTGCCAGCTCGCCCGCGAGCGCGGGGATCTCCGCCACCGCGGCGGCGGTCTCCGAACGCGACCAGCGGACCGCGCCGCTGCCGCGCGAGCAGATGGCGGGCTCGTCGCAGACCGAGACCACCGCGGCGAACCCGACGCCGAACCGCCCCGCCGCGCCCACCTCGTCGCGTTTGCCGGAGACGCGCAGCGTCGACAGGCCCTCCACCCCGGTCGCGTCGAGCGGGGCGCCGGTGTTGGCGGCCGTCAGCACGTCGCCCCTGAGCGTCAGCCGCAGCACCCCCGGCACGCCCGCGCGCAAGGCCGCGTCGGCGGCGTTCTGGGCGAGCTCGACGATCAGCCGGTCCCGGTAGCCGCCGAGCGCGAAGTCCTCTTCGGCGTTGGCGTCTTCGCGGAACCTCGCGGGCGAGGCCGTCCACGCGGAGAGGACGGCGGCTCGCATCCGGTCAGTGCCATAGGTGTCGGTCATCGATCACGATCCTGGTAGAGGGGTAACGGCCACGCGTAGGTTAGCGGCCTGCTCTGTCAGGAATGGCCGAGTTCTTCGGAGGCCGACTCGTCGACCGAACCCGCCTCCTCCTCCATCAGGTCATAACCCAGGTCGTCGAGGATCGGCGTGGCCTGCTCGACGGACGGCGGCAGGACGGCGGCCTCGGAGTGGGCGCCGCAGCCGTGGTCGGCGGCGACGACCTTGCCGTCGTCGGGGGCGTACTCATTGGCGCAGACCCCGAACGTCAGCCGCAAGCCACCCGCGAGCGGCCAGTAGAAGCCGCAGGTGGAACACTGCGCGGGAGCGGCGTGTGCGATCGGCGTGTGCGGCCCGTGCTCGCCCGAGTGCCAGCGCCTGGCCGCCCGGTCCTTGCCGATGGCCGAGAGCACACGGGCCCGGCCCAGGCCGTACTCGAAAACCGCCTGATGGTCGCTGTCGTCGTCGGTCTCGGTGAAGCCCGGCACGAGCCTGTCGTCGTCTTCGGGGGTCGGCAGCAGGTCGCCCACGCCGAGGTCGCCGGGGCGCAGGCGCTCGCTCCACGGCAGCCACTCGGGCGCGAGCAGCGCCCCCGCGCCGGGCAGCAGGACGGCCTCGCTGACCGTGACCTTCTTGGCCCGCGAGGCACGCGTGACGGTGACGGCCCAGCGCCAGCCGCGGTATGCCCGGTCGAGGCAGGCGAAGTAGTGGGTGACGATCCGGTCGCCCTCGCCCTCGAACCCGAGGTGCTCACCGGGCTCGCCCGGCCGCGCGAGCTCCTCGGCCGCGCTGCGCGCCAGATCGACCGCGGCGACACAGGCCTGGTCGGGAGCGGAGACGCGGGCCCTGGTGCGGCTCATCGGGGGCCCTCCGCCGAAAGGTGCTGTTCGCTCACACTTCATTCTCACCCATGGGCGGACCTGAGAGTCCCACAACGGGGGATCCCGCACCGAGATCGCGGACGAATCAGGTAAGACTGGTATGCGTGGAGGGAGGCTGGGGCCGGGCACGCGACATCTCGCGGCGGGTGGCACGCGGGGCCGCCGACGCGGGACGTGCGACCGTGCGCGCGGGCAGGGCCACGGCCGGCGGCACGGCCAGGGCGAGCAAGGCCACGGCAAAAGGTGCGCGAAAAGTCGGCAAAGCCACGCGCCGCCTCACGTACGCCAACGGCGCCGGCCGCACCGGGCTCGGCCGCCTGATCGAGCTGTCGGCGGGCAACAGCGCGAGCGACGCGCTGGTCACGGTGGCGCTGGCGAGCACGGTGTTCTT
This region includes:
- a CDS encoding DUF3027 domain-containing protein, coding for MSRTRARVSAPDQACVAAVDLARSAAEELARPGEPGEHLGFEGEGDRIVTHYFACLDRAYRGWRWAVTVTRASRAKKVTVSEAVLLPGAGALLAPEWLPWSERLRPGDLGVGDLLPTPEDDDRLVPGFTETDDDSDHQAVFEYGLGRARVLSAIGKDRAARRWHSGEHGPHTPIAHAAPAQCSTCGFYWPLAGGLRLTFGVCANEYAPDDGKVVAADHGCGAHSEAAVLPPSVEQATPILDDLGYDLMEEEAGSVDESASEELGHS
- a CDS encoding sacsin N-terminal ATP-binding-like domain-containing protein gives rise to the protein MTDTYGTDRMRAAVLSAWTASPARFREDANAEEDFALGGYRDRLIVELAQNAADAALRAGVPGVLRLTLRGDVLTAANTGAPLDATGVEGLSTLRVSGKRDEVGAAGRFGVGFAAVVSVCDEPAICSRGSGAVRWSRSETAAAVAEIPALAGELADRSGHVPLLRLPFDAPALDVPEGFDTVVRLPLRDPVCVDAVRRMLAETSPALLLGMPALEAIEVDLDGSVRTVAADGWHVVSESGEFTAEEVGRLFADRPTEERARPYWSLRWAVPLTGTGEPGPLPAAVPPVVHAPTPSDEPLDLPALLIASFPMATDRRHFAKGPLADFLVERVADAYVRLLQELPRTPKLLDLVPSLMGKGELDARIRRAVLARLPSTPLLPALSAPAPAVQTPSFADAEVYEPDAQWQVEHPAREPEGDGWVVAGREAAVVAAGSAELLAAVADFVPGLLPAGWPARHPAMAALGVRRVELADVIDLLSGEAVEAREPSWWRSLYEVLPADDPESLGALPVPLTDGRLVRGPRGTLILTDGGAELDLSPLGLRIVHPEAAHQALLRLGAAEATPRTILEDPLTKAAVAQSLDSPDPEPVARAVLSLVEASALAPGEAPWLAELALRGTDGELYPAGELMLADGALAGLLEPGTHLGVAASELEEEYGARVLAAAGVLDGFATVHEADVLLDQDDCDHDLDGEDDWLDHVLDLLPELGVPPMVPEFLAVRDLELVADWPAALALLSRPPLRAALHPLRVAGVEVPSYTAWWLANHPVLDGRKPLELRLPGADPLLQGLYADAPAGLDEAALSMLGVRTTLPELLASHGGPEELLDLMADPAVEVDRAQLRALWIALAGVDPSRVAPPSRVRAVLAGSIVVAAAEDAVVVEAPDLLQLVADRPLVLAPYDLAESLSELLDLPLAGELTSGEVTSQGQVRPVPPQVQALLPTAPTSYVEHEKLLVDGVECTWRFFEGMVHCTGLDGLARGLAWATGQWNDRLAVAALLRDPESVPLLLAEADLS